From Actinomyces procaprae:
GCCGCTCACCCCGATCCGCTCGGCCAGATCGCCGCGGTCCACGCCGTCCTGGCGGGCATCCCCGGCGCCATGGACGTGCCCGAACTGGTGGTGCTCAACAAGGCCGACCTGGCCGATGCCGTTACTTTGGCCGCGCTGCGCACCCGCCTGCCGGATGCCGCAGTCGTCTCCGCCCGCACCGGCGAGGGACTGGCGGAGCTGCGCGAGCGCATAGAGGCGATGCTGCCGCGGCCGGATGTGGCCGTGGACGTCGTCGTCCCCTACTCGCGCGGGGACCTGGTCTCCCGCGTGCACGCCGATGGCGACATCACCGCCGTCGACTACGTGGAGGCCGGCACGCACGTGGTTGCCCGCGTGGACGCCGCCCTGGCGGCCGAGCTGACCGCCGTCGACGCCGGGTGAGTCCCGTGCGCGAGACGAGTGCGTCGGTCCCGGCGGAGCGGGCGAAGACGGACACCGCCGCCCCGGCCGGCACGTCCGCCGCCCCGGGCTCGTCGGGTACGACGGAGCAGGCGCGCACCCTGGCCGCGCTGGACGCCGCCGTGAACGCACTCGGCGGTAGCCCGCGGGAGGGGCAGACCGAGATGGCCCGCAGGGTGGCCCACGCCATCACCTCCGGCGGCCACCTGCTGGTGCAGGCGGGTACCGGCACCGGCAAGTCGCTGGCCTACCTGGTGCCCGCCATGGTCCACGCCGTCGACGCCGGCGAACGCACCGTCGTGTCCACCGCCACCCTTGCCCTGCAGCGCCAGGTGCTCACCAAGGACGCCCCGCTCGCCGCCGACGCCGTAGAGCGGACCACCGGCACCCGCCCCACCGTCGCCCTGCTCAAGGGCTGGCAGAACTACCTGTGCCGCCACCGCCTGGCCGGCGGCTACCCCGACGACGACGCCGACACCCTGTTCTCCGCCGCCGCGGCCACGCCCCGCGTACGCATCGGCGAGGGCGCCGAGCAGAGCCTGGGCGAGCAGGTGGTGCGGCTGCGCGAGTGGGCCGAGCAGACCGACACCGGCGACAGGGACGATCTGGTGCCCGGCGTGTCCGACCGTGCCTGGGCACAGGTATCGGTTGCGGCCGCCGAGTGCCTGGGCACAAACTGCCCCCTGCACGACGAGTGCTTCCCGGTGCTCGCCCGCGCCACCGCGGCCGAGGCGGACGTGGTGGTCACCAACCACGCCATGCTCGGTATTGCCGTGGCCGGAAACCCCGGGGTGCTGCCCGAGCATGAGGTGCTGGTGGTTGATGAGGCCCATGAGCTGGCCGACCGGGTGCGCTCCCAGGGAACCGCGAGCCTGTCGGCGGCGGCGGTGGCGCGCGTGGCCGCCACCGCCCGCCGCCACGCCGGCGTGCTGGTCAACGATTTGGAGGAGGCCGGGCAGACCCTGCAGCTGGCCCTGGCGGAGCTGCCCGATGGCCGCCTGACCGATGGGCTGCCGCCGGCGCTCGCCGACGCCCTCACCCTGCTGGGTGCCGCCTGCCGGCAGGTGCTCACCGATGTGCGCGAGGCCGCCAAGGCGGCCGGGTCCGCCTCGGCGAGCGGCGACGCCGGAGCCGTGGCGCTGGCTCGCACTGCCGTCGCGGACATGACCGACGTCGTCGAGCGCATGACCTCCGACTCGGTGGCCCAGCGGCGCGACGTCGCCTGGGTGGAGCGGCCGCGCCTGGGCAACGAACCACCCCGGTTGACGCTTGCCCCCATCGACGTGGCCGGATCGGTGGCGGACACGCTCCTGGCCGACCGGGCCGCGGTGCTCACCTCCGCCACCCTGGCCCTGGGCGGCAGCTTCAACCCCATGGCGGCGGCCCTGGGACTCACGCTCGCCGACGCCGGCTGGGAGGGCCTCGACGTCGGCACCCCCTTCGACTACGCGCGCCAGGGGATCCTGTACACCCCCACTCACCTGCCGCGCCCTGGGGTGGGCATCTCCGAGGCGGCGCTGGAGGAGGTGGTGGCGCTCGCCGAGGCCAGTCGCGGCGGCATGCTGGGGCTGTTCTCCTCCCGGCGGGCGGCCGACGACGCTGCGGCGCTGCTGCGCGAGCGTACCGCCCTGACCGTCTATGCGCAGGGGGAGGACCGGCTGCCCACCCTGGTGGAGGCCTTCGCCGCCGACGAGGACGCCTGCCTGGTGGGGACCCTCTCGCTCTGGCAGGGCGTAGACGTGCCCGGACGCACCTGCCGGCTGGTGGTGATCGACCGCATTCCCTTCCCCCGCCCCGACGACCCGGTCGCCCAGGCGCGCAGCGAGGCCGTCACGGCCGCGGGAGGCAATGGCTTCATGACCGTCTCGGCCACTCATGCAGCGCTGCTGCTGGCACAGGGCGCCGGGAGGCTGGTGCGCCGGGCGGATGACCGCGGCGTCGTCGCCGTGCTGGATCCGCGGCTGCGCACCGCCCGGTACGGGGCATTCCTTGCCCGCTCCATGCCGCCGCTGTGGCCTACCAGGGACCGCGACGTCGTCATGGGGGCTCTGGGGCGGCTCGCCGCGGGGACGTGAACCGATCCAGGTGGAAATAGTGTCCCGGTACCCGTGCGGCGCCGGTCCGGACCGCGTACCCTGGGGCTTGGGTGGGCCATCTCACCATACTGACAACCGTTCAGATACGGAGGAACACAGTGTCAGACTCCATGATCACCAACAGCGCTCAAGGTTCATACCCGACGGCCCGCTCCGGCCGCCCTTCCAAGGTCGCCATCATCGGCGCTGGCGCGGTTGGCTCCACGCTCGCCTACGCTTGCGTCACCAAGGGCGTGGCCCGGGAGGTCGTCCTTCAGGACATCGTTAAGGAGAAGGTCGAGGCCGAGGCGCTCGACATCGCTCAGGGAATCCAGTTCACCTCGGCGGGTGCGGTTTCCGGCTCGGACGACCCGGAGATCTGCCGCGATGCGGACGTCATCGCCATCACCGCCGGCGCCAAGCAGAAGCCCGGTCAGTCCCGCCTCGAGCTCGCGGGCGCCACCGTCGGCATCATGGAGAAGATCCTGCCCAAGCTGGTGGAGGTCGCTCCCAACGCCATCTTCCTCCTGGTGGCCAACCCGGTGGATGTGGTCACCTACTGCTCCAAGAAGATCACCGGGCTGCCCGAGAACCAGATCTTCGGTTCCGGCACGGTCCTGGACACGGCCCGCATGCGTTACCTGGTCTCCCTCGAGACGGGCACCGCGACCCAGAACATTCACGGTTACATCGCCGGTGAGCACGGCGACTCCGAGGTTGCCCTGTGGTCCTCCACGGAGATCGGCGGCGTGCCGATCACCCAGTGGGGCAAGACCCTGGACGGCGGCGTGTTCGACCAGGCCAAGCGCGATCGCATCGCACACGATGTGGTCCGCTCCGCCTACCGCATCATTGAGGGCAAGGGCGCAACCAACTACGCCGTCGGCCTGGCCGTGTCCCGCATCATCGGGGCGATCCTCAACGACGAGCAGCGCGTCCTGACCATCTCACCGCTGCTGGACAACTGGCACGGCATCTCCGACGTGTGCATGGCGGTGCCCACGATCGTTGGCCGTGAGGGCGCCGGGCGCCGGCTGGAGCTGCCGCTCACACTCGACGAGCGCGACCGGCTGACCGCATCTGCGGAGCGTCTGCGTGAGGTTGCCCGCGGTCTCGGCTACTGATCCGGTGCGCGGTGTCCCGGGGCGTACGCGCCTACGGGAGTCGTAGCGAGACTTCGGCGTGGCCCGTCGCGGTCACTTTCCTACAGACACAGGAGGGTCCGACCCCACTGGGGCCGGACCCTCCTGTGCGGTGAAGTGCCGAGCTGGGAGCGGCCTAGGTCCGGTGGTGTGGGTGTTTGAGTGGGGGTGCATGGTTGGGTGTCTGTGTGCGTGGCCGTTGAGCCTGCCGGTTGGACCCCTGTGCCCCCGTTGGACCCCTGTGCCCCCGTTGGACCGCCGTAGACGCTGGGTACAGCGGTCCAACCGCGCGTGAGCGGTCCATGGGCGTGAGCGGTCCAACTGGGCGGCGCAAGACCCACCAGCCCCCTCGGCTGCCGACAACCGGGACTCGACACCGCGGAAACGGCACCGCGCGCCTGGCTGCGCACAACGATCCTCACTGAGCACACAGGCCCGCTCACCCGGAGGCACCCACGGCGGCAACCCGGCTCCGGGTCGACGCCCCCCCAACAGCACGAGCGCACTCACGAAGTCACGAGCGAGCTCACGAATCGCGAACGTGCTCATGAGGTCGGAAGCGCACTCCCGAAGGTGACTCTGCGTCCTCCACGGGCACACGCAGCCCACTCAAGCTCGGGCCCCATAGCCACCAGATGCGACGAGCTCACCGTTCGCTTCCAGGCCACCACCCGCATCACCAGCACCGACCCATCGCCACGAACGACTCACATAACACGACCTAGAGGGCTCGCAGTACCGTGACGACCCTTCCCATGATGGTCGCCTCGTCCCCGGGTATCGGGGCGTAATCGGGGTTGCGCGGCAGCAGCCACTGGTGCCCGTCCTTGCGGGAGAGGACCTTGACCGTGGCCGAGGCGCCGTCGACGTCCTCCACCATTGCTGCCACGATGTCGCCGTTGTCGGCGTCCGGCTGGGAGCGCACAACCACCCAGTCACCGTCACAGATGGCGGCGTCGACCATGGAGTCGCCGTGCACCTCCAGCATGAACAGCTCGCCCTCGCCGGTGAGGCGGCGGGGGAGCGCCAGCACGTCTTCGACCTCCTGCTCGGCGAGGATCGGGGAGCCGGCGGCGATGCGTCCCACGAGCGGCACGGCCACGGCCTCGCCATCGGCAATACCGGGCAGCACCGGCAGTGGCGGCTCCGGCGCGGGGGCATCGGGGGAGGGCGCGTCCTCGGCAGGGGCGACGACCTCCAGGGCGCGCGGCCGGTTGGGGTCGCGGCGCACTAGGCCGAGGCGTTCGAGCTTGTCCAGCTGGTGCTTGACCGAGGAGGGACTGGCCAGGCCGACCTGGGCGCCGATCTCCCGCATGGACGGTGGATAGCCTTGAGTGGCGACCGCCTCGCGCACCGATTCGTATACGGCACGCGCGCGTGCGTCCAGTGAGAGCAGCACATCCTGGGGTGGTGGCGTTGAGGCGTCTACGGGCCCGGCTGCGGCGCCGATACTGCGGCGACCCGCCTGACGGTTGGTCGTGCTCATCGCCTGTTCCTCGTTCCCCGGGCTGCCGGCGGCCGCGCGGCCGGGTGCCGGTTAAGGAGCCCGAATTCATGTCGGTGGCCCGTGGTGGCCTTGTCTCGTCAAGACTACGGCCGATCGCTCGAGCGTTCAAACATGTGTTCGAAATTGCTCTGGACGTGTCGGCCGTGAACCGGTAATCTATCGAACAGACGTTCGTCGAACGTGTGTTCTAGGAGGGTTTCATGAGCGCTCTTGCTGCCCCGCTTCCGCCTCGGCTTCGGCTGGTCTCCACCGAGGATGAGCGGTCCCCCAGGCTTTCCGCCGTCACAGGTGCTCCCGGCGCTGAGCTTGCCATCGCCGAGGAGCGCTCCGTGCGGGCGCAGGCTCCGCGGAGGCCGCGGCTGCGCGTCGTGCCCGGCGGTGCCGCCGCGTCGGTGGTGCCCATGCCTTTGGGGCCGGCGCGCCGTCCCGTCGCACCTAGGCGCATGCGGCCGGTAGGCCTCCGTGCAGGTTCGGGCAGTGCTGCGCGGGCGGCCCTTGCTGCGCAGGACGCCGACCGCGTTCTAGAGGCGACTCCCTTGGAGAGGCTCGCGCCGACGCATCCGTCCATACGCGCCCGCCGACGGCGGCTGGGCGAGGTGACGGCAACCGCGCGCGCCGTCGAGGCGCCCACGCGGCAGCCCAGCCCAATGTCGGTCCTGCCGCGCAACGTGCGTCGGCTCCTCGCGGTTGGGGTCCTCGCCCTCGCGGTGGTGCTCGTGGCGGCGGGTGGCATTGTCGCGTCCGGATTTAGGGCGGCACCCGTAGAGACGACCACCGCCACCGTGCGCTCCGGGCAGTCGTTGTGGGACATCGCCGTGGCCGCCGACGCCGGTGACGTCAACGAGGTCATGGCGCAGATCGTCGACCTGAACGGGCTGACGAGCTCGACGCTTCAGGCTGGTCAGACGCTGATCGTCCCGGCGGGCTGATCTGCTCGTTACTGCCCGCCGAGCGCTTGCGGTCATTGCTGAGGACGCATAATCTCCGAACCATACACATGGTGAGGCGAACCGGAGGTGGTCGGCGTGCGCTGTCCTTTCTGCCAGCACAGCGGGTCGCGCGTAGTCGACTCCCGTACCTCTGACGACGGCGCCTCGATCCGGCGTCGCCGCCAGTGCACCAATTGCGGACGCCGGTTCACCACGATCGAGGCGGCCAGCCTGTCGGTCCGCAAGCGTTCCGGCGCCACCGAGCCCTTCTCGCGTGAGAAGGTCATTCGCGGTGTGAGTCGTGCCTGCCAGGGGCGCCCGGTCACTGACGACCAACTCGCCCTGCTCGCTCATAAGGTCGAGGAGACGATTCGTGGTTGCGGGCACGCGATTGTTGACTCCCATGAGGTGGGCCTGGCAATACTTGAGCCCCTGCGTGAGCTTGATGAGGTCGCCTACCTGCGCTTCGCCTCGGTGTACTCGGACTTCAATTCGCTCGAGGACTTCGAGGCCGCCATCGCCGAACTCCGTGCCCTACGCGACGAAGCGGCAGATGCCGCCGCAGCCGCGGCCTCAAAGCGCTGAGGCGGCGCAAAGCGGGTTCTCGTTGATACGGCGTTCTCGTTGATACGGCGGGGGCGGGCGATCGGGGGCCCTGCCCGGGCGGGGCGGCTCGGATGCCTCCGACAAACGGGTCGTGCTCACCGCG
This genomic window contains:
- a CDS encoding ATP-dependent DNA helicase, which produces MARRVAHAITSGGHLLVQAGTGTGKSLAYLVPAMVHAVDAGERTVVSTATLALQRQVLTKDAPLAADAVERTTGTRPTVALLKGWQNYLCRHRLAGGYPDDDADTLFSAAAATPRVRIGEGAEQSLGEQVVRLREWAEQTDTGDRDDLVPGVSDRAWAQVSVAAAECLGTNCPLHDECFPVLARATAAEADVVVTNHAMLGIAVAGNPGVLPEHEVLVVDEAHELADRVRSQGTASLSAAAVARVAATARRHAGVLVNDLEEAGQTLQLALAELPDGRLTDGLPPALADALTLLGAACRQVLTDVREAAKAAGSASASGDAGAVALARTAVADMTDVVERMTSDSVAQRRDVAWVERPRLGNEPPRLTLAPIDVAGSVADTLLADRAAVLTSATLALGGSFNPMAAALGLTLADAGWEGLDVGTPFDYARQGILYTPTHLPRPGVGISEAALEEVVALAEASRGGMLGLFSSRRAADDAAALLRERTALTVYAQGEDRLPTLVEAFAADEDACLVGTLSLWQGVDVPGRTCRLVVIDRIPFPRPDDPVAQARSEAVTAAGGNGFMTVSATHAALLLAQGAGRLVRRADDRGVVAVLDPRLRTARYGAFLARSMPPLWPTRDRDVVMGALGRLAAGT
- a CDS encoding L-lactate dehydrogenase, whose translation is MITNSAQGSYPTARSGRPSKVAIIGAGAVGSTLAYACVTKGVAREVVLQDIVKEKVEAEALDIAQGIQFTSAGAVSGSDDPEICRDADVIAITAGAKQKPGQSRLELAGATVGIMEKILPKLVEVAPNAIFLLVANPVDVVTYCSKKITGLPENQIFGSGTVLDTARMRYLVSLETGTATQNIHGYIAGEHGDSEVALWSSTEIGGVPITQWGKTLDGGVFDQAKRDRIAHDVVRSAYRIIEGKGATNYAVGLAVSRIIGAILNDEQRVLTISPLLDNWHGISDVCMAVPTIVGREGAGRRLELPLTLDERDRLTASAERLREVARGLGY
- the lexA gene encoding transcriptional repressor LexA, whose product is MSTTNRQAGRRSIGAAAGPVDASTPPPQDVLLSLDARARAVYESVREAVATQGYPPSMREIGAQVGLASPSSVKHQLDKLERLGLVRRDPNRPRALEVVAPAEDAPSPDAPAPEPPLPVLPGIADGEAVAVPLVGRIAAGSPILAEQEVEDVLALPRRLTGEGELFMLEVHGDSMVDAAICDGDWVVVRSQPDADNGDIVAAMVEDVDGASATVKVLSRKDGHQWLLPRNPDYAPIPGDEATIMGRVVTVLRAL
- a CDS encoding LysM peptidoglycan-binding domain-containing protein, producing MSALAAPLPPRLRLVSTEDERSPRLSAVTGAPGAELAIAEERSVRAQAPRRPRLRVVPGGAAASVVPMPLGPARRPVAPRRMRPVGLRAGSGSAARAALAAQDADRVLEATPLERLAPTHPSIRARRRRLGEVTATARAVEAPTRQPSPMSVLPRNVRRLLAVGVLALAVVLVAAGGIVASGFRAAPVETTTATVRSGQSLWDIAVAADAGDVNEVMAQIVDLNGLTSSTLQAGQTLIVPAG
- the nrdR gene encoding transcriptional regulator NrdR, which encodes MRCPFCQHSGSRVVDSRTSDDGASIRRRRQCTNCGRRFTTIEAASLSVRKRSGATEPFSREKVIRGVSRACQGRPVTDDQLALLAHKVEETIRGCGHAIVDSHEVGLAILEPLRELDEVAYLRFASVYSDFNSLEDFEAAIAELRALRDEAADAAAAAASKR